GAATATTTTAAATGAAATGATGCCAAATTAAGCTTTTTGAAAAAGACATTAATTGTATATTTGAGCCATGTCTCAAGTAAAACTAATCGAATGCCCAAGAGATGCCATGCAAGGCATCAAGCCTTTTATCTCAACAAAAGATAAAGTTAAATACATTCAGAGTCTTTTAGCCTGTGGATTTGACACGATAGATTTTGGCAGTTTTGTCTCGCCAAAAGCTATTCCACAAATGAAAGATACCGCTGAAGTGTTACAACATCTTGACTTATCAGAAACGCAATCCAAACTTTTGGCTATTGTAGCTAATTTGAGAGGAGCTCAAGATGCTTGTCAATTTAATGAAATTGATTATTTAGGTTATCCATTTTCTATTTCAGAGAATTTTCAAATGCGAAACACCCACAAAACCATTGCAGAATCTATAGATATTCTAAAATCAATAATCGATTTGGCCAACAAATATAACAAAGAGGTTGTGGCTTATTTGTCTATGGGCTTTGGCAATCCTTACGGCGATCCTTATAATTCAGATATTGTTGCCGAGTGGACAGAAAAACTTTCTGGTTTTGGAATTAAAATACTTTCATTATCCGATACAATTGGCGACTCAAACCAAAAAATTATTAATCAATTATTTTCAGAGCTTATCCCAAAATACCCTAACATAGAGTTTGGTGCACATTTGCATACCACACCCAATTCATGGCATGAAAAAGTAGATGCCGCCTACCAATCAGGTTGCAAAAGATTTGACGGTGCAATTCAAGGTTTTGGCGGTTGCCCTATGGCTAAAGATGATTTAACAGGTAATATGCCCACAGAAAAACTTTTATCATATTTCAATACTCATAAAGTTAGTCACGGTGTAAAAATGACACGTTTTGAAACGGCTTACAATAAAGCTTTAGATGTTTTCAGTGATATTTAAGTATTTTTTATTGTTAAAATGGTTAAGGATTTAAGAATATTTCGACGTATTTAAGAATAATTTTTAACTTAGGGTTTTAAAATAACATAATTATGAAAAAATTCCTTTTACCATTACGTTTTGGAATTGCTATAAGTGGTTCATTAATAGGCTATTTTTTATTGTTATCATTATTTGGTTTACACACCAATCCGTTTTATAGTTTTTTTAATGCAGTCATTCTTGGTTTTGGTATTTTTGAAGCTATTCGTATCAAACGTTTAGAACACGGACCAAACTACACTTACTCTACTGGTTTTTCTTGTGGTCTAATAGCTGGATTTATCGCTACAATAATTTTTTCCATATTTATGGCTATTTATGCCACAGAATTAAATCCTGATTTTATCAATAGCTTATTGACCAGTTGGGATAATCATTTTAAAGTCACTATCGGA
This genomic window from Flavobacterium sp. CS20 contains:
- a CDS encoding hydroxymethylglutaryl-CoA lyase — translated: MSQVKLIECPRDAMQGIKPFISTKDKVKYIQSLLACGFDTIDFGSFVSPKAIPQMKDTAEVLQHLDLSETQSKLLAIVANLRGAQDACQFNEIDYLGYPFSISENFQMRNTHKTIAESIDILKSIIDLANKYNKEVVAYLSMGFGNPYGDPYNSDIVAEWTEKLSGFGIKILSLSDTIGDSNQKIINQLFSELIPKYPNIEFGAHLHTTPNSWHEKVDAAYQSGCKRFDGAIQGFGGCPMAKDDLTGNMPTEKLLSYFNTHKVSHGVKMTRFETAYNKALDVFSDI
- a CDS encoding DUF4199 domain-containing protein; its protein translation is MKKFLLPLRFGIAISGSLIGYFLLLSLFGLHTNPFYSFFNAVILGFGIFEAIRIKRLEHGPNYTYSTGFSCGLIAGFIATIIFSIFMAIYATELNPDFINSLLTSWDNHFKVTIGTFIFVVALMGFATSVVSTLTIMQLYKNPKK